Genomic window (Sediminispirochaeta smaragdinae DSM 11293):
CCGAGAGAAGTGGTAAGCTGAACAACCTCAAAGATACTAGCCTGGACCTGCAATTCGTCGTTGATACGCTTTACCGCTTTTCTTACCTCTTGTCGTTCCGATTCCGGATATCCAATCACAATATGTATCCGACATACACCGATATACAGTTCCAAATCGCTTGAAGACCCATCGAGAAAAGCATGAGAAGCCGATTCCGCCTTTTCCGCGATCATGCGCACAATACCGTCGGAAAAATCAGAGGGTGGGCAATCAATCTTTATCATGATGACTTGAAAAAGGCCGTCGCGAAAGTGATAGCCATAGGTATCGTTGATCGTTTCCAGTTCAACACGCCGATCTGAAGGCAAAGCAAAGACAAAATCATGGAAAAAGTCTTTACGAAGTTTCCCAAGGCTGTTTTTTAGACGAGCAGCAAGATCCCGGTTGGTTTGTTCTGCAGAAACACGCCGATAATGCCGTTCCGCTATCTTTTCCAAGGTGGCTGTTAACTCATCCTTTTTAATAGGCTTGAGCAAGTAATCCTCTACACCGTAACGAATAGCGTTATGGGCATATTCGAACTGATGATAACCGCTTACAATGATAAAATCGATACCATCCGTACTCTCCCTGATTCGTCCGATCAACTCAAGCCCGTCAAGTCCCGGCATACGGATATCGGTAATGACAAGATCGGGCCTTTCACGCTCTACAAGGGCAAGGCCGTCGATGCCGTTGTAGGCCGTACCAACCACCACCATTCCCAGGGAAGACCAATCGACCAGCTGAAGTATCAGCCGACACACTTTTTCTTCATCGTCGAGAACAACGACCGTCACAAACTATCCTCCAGCCTCCGGTATATTCATGTAAGGGTAATCCATTCTTAGGTCGAAAGACAATACTCATTATTTTTTGATAGCAAAATGTTGAACTTTGCTTGCCCATTACTACAATATGAATTCGGGGGTTCACAATGAAGAGGAAACTAAGGAACGAGATTCTCATTCCCATTCTGCTGACGGTGGTCATGGTTCTGGGTGGAATGACGACCCTGATCGTCGTGCGTGTCAGCAAAAGTGCCAAGCAGGATGCGGAAAGCCTTGCGTTGGAGATAGCGGCACATCAGGGCAATCAGTTTATATCTCAAATTGTTGTCGGACTTGAAACTGCAAAAACGATGTCAGACACTATGGCATCGATCGTAGAGAACAAGTTGAACATTGGGCGGGAAGAAGCAAATATCATGCTCAAAACCATTCTTCAAGAGCACCCCGATCTTCTTGGGGTATGGATGGTATGGGAGCCGAATGCCTTTGACGGCAGGGACAAGACGTATGTCGATACGGCCGGTCATGACCAGACGGGTAGATTCATTCCCTACTGGAATCGCGTGGGAGGCTTACATCTCGAACCGACAATGGATTACGACGGTGGAGTCTATTACGAGGTACCGCTACAAGAAGACAGGCTGTATGTAACCGAACCGACTGTCTACGAAATCGGAGGAAAGGATACAATGGTGATCAGCCTATCCGCCCCCATACGGGTAAACGGTA
Coding sequences:
- a CDS encoding response regulator transcription factor, with the translated sequence MTVVVLDDEEKVCRLILQLVDWSSLGMVVVGTAYNGIDGLALVERERPDLVITDIRMPGLDGLELIGRIRESTDGIDFIIVSGYHQFEYAHNAIRYGVEDYLLKPIKKDELTATLEKIAERHYRRVSAEQTNRDLAARLKNSLGKLRKDFFHDFVFALPSDRRVELETINDTYGYHFRDGLFQVIMIKIDCPPSDFSDGIVRMIAEKAESASHAFLDGSSSDLELYIGVCRIHIVIGYPESERQEVRKAVKRINDELQVQASIFEVVQLTTSLGQAVETIERIAESRRDAEIAMGQRLFSQTGQLYEELPPFLSGSCNDALAVWNRDMEHTCDLLDEEEAMEAVDRLMRSVLSQKACTGVLLLDALKEAGHRLFVLLRNRGEETVEDLSALERRFESELDLLPSVKALQDRLRTLTKNLLESMAESRRQAESRPIREARRYIGDHYRESGISLEQVADIVGLSPSYFSLIFKRETGSGFLEYLTGIRIDYAKELLRSSKQTVAQISSAIGYSDTKYFTRLFKRMVGIKPSEFRKLYS